A genomic stretch from Moraxella nasicaprae includes:
- a CDS encoding NCS2 family permease — MLNKFFELDKKGSTVKTEIVAGITTFFTMVYIVFVNPSLLGMAGMDAQVVFVTTCLITAFGTIAMGLFSNLPIALAPAMGLNAFFTFVVVQKLGYSWQIGMGTIFWGSVGLFLLTLLQVRYWFMSAIPLGLRVGIGAGIGLFIALIGFKNMGLVVPNPDTLMALGELHDPKVLMGILGFFIIVVLASRGIHSGVLISITAITGLALVFDPAVSFHGIISAPPSLGAVVGQVDIAGALDTALLGIIFSFMLVNLFDSSGTLIAVTNKAGMADAQGRFPKMKQALYVDSISAMVGSYMGTSAISTYIESGSGVSVGGRTGLTAVVVGILFLLTIFFSPLASVVPAYATAGALVFVGILMASSLIEVQWDDLTEAAPAFITTAMMPFTYSITEGIAFGFISYCILKAFAGRIKEIHPAVAVVSALFILKFIWVG; from the coding sequence ATGCTAAATAAATTTTTTGAGCTGGATAAAAAAGGCTCAACTGTCAAAACCGAAATCGTGGCAGGCATCACGACATTTTTCACGATGGTTTATATCGTGTTTGTCAACCCTTCTTTGCTGGGTATGGCCGGCATGGACGCACAAGTAGTGTTCGTTACCACCTGTCTAATCACTGCTTTTGGTACGATTGCCATGGGGTTGTTTAGCAACCTGCCCATCGCCCTAGCACCTGCCATGGGTCTAAATGCCTTTTTCACTTTCGTGGTCGTTCAAAAACTGGGCTACTCATGGCAAATTGGCATGGGAACGATTTTTTGGGGCTCAGTCGGTCTATTTTTATTGACATTATTGCAAGTGCGATATTGGTTCATGTCTGCCATTCCACTTGGCTTACGAGTTGGTATCGGGGCTGGTATTGGACTATTCATCGCTTTGATTGGTTTTAAGAACATGGGGCTTGTCGTGCCAAATCCTGATACTTTGATGGCACTTGGCGAGCTGCACGACCCAAAAGTTCTGATGGGTATTTTGGGCTTTTTTATCATTGTTGTATTGGCATCTCGTGGCATTCATTCTGGTGTACTGATTTCCATCACTGCCATCACAGGTCTTGCTTTGGTATTTGACCCTGCCGTCAGCTTTCACGGCATCATCTCAGCCCCACCCAGCTTAGGTGCTGTGGTTGGTCAAGTGGACATCGCTGGTGCATTAGATACTGCATTATTGGGTATTATTTTCTCATTCATGCTGGTCAATCTTTTTGACTCGTCTGGCACATTGATTGCCGTAACCAATAAAGCTGGCATGGCTGACGCACAAGGTCGCTTTCCAAAAATGAAACAGGCTTTGTATGTTGATAGTATCAGTGCCATGGTGGGTTCTTACATGGGTACATCAGCCATCAGTACCTACATCGAAAGTGGCTCTGGCGTGTCAGTTGGTGGTCGCACAGGCTTGACTGCGGTCGTGGTGGGTATTTTGTTCCTGCTAACCATCTTCTTCTCGCCATTAGCAAGTGTTGTGCCAGCCTATGCCACCGCTGGTGCTTTGGTATTTGTTGGCATCTTAATGGCATCAAGCCTAATTGAGGTACAATGGGACGACCTAACCGAAGCTGCCCCTGCCTTCATCACTACTGCCATGATGCCATTTACCTATTCGATTACCGAAGGGATTGCATTTGGCTTCATCAGTTATTGCATTCTTAAAGCATTTGCAGGTCGCATCAAAGAAATTCACCCTGCGGTTGCGGTGGTTTCCGCCCTATTTATTCTCAAATTTATCTGGGTTGGCTAA
- a CDS encoding NADH:flavin oxidoreductase/NADH oxidase family protein: MLFQPFTFPNGTTAKNRFFKSAMEEQLADNNKPTQNLVNLYRTWAKGGAGVLVTGNVMINKEGKGSVNDVVVSNEDDLAMLTAWADAGKTDGTLMIMQINHAGKQSPKAVNPVPVAPSAVPLIGMDGFINPPRELAGDEILGLIDGFVKTAQIAQKAGFSGVQIHAAHGYLISQFLSPHHNTRTDEWGGCLDNRMRFLIKIYEGIRASVRPDFLVGVKLNSADFQKGGFDENDSLAVVEKLSQMGIDFIEISGGNYESPQMLTAKQSTKEREAFFIDYAKKMKKISQVPLIITGGFRSKTAMNEALTSGDLDLVGIARPFALVPDLPNQIQNGTYRTLATNRIQTGASFIDKKAGAMLEMNWYMAQMRLIGEGKSPNPKLSAWKVLFKTLWENGKAGLSTGRS; this comes from the coding sequence ATGCTATTTCAACCCTTTACTTTCCCCAACGGCACGACTGCCAAAAACCGCTTTTTTAAATCGGCGATGGAAGAACAGCTTGCCGACAACAACAAACCCACACAAAACTTGGTCAATCTGTACCGCACTTGGGCAAAAGGTGGGGCAGGGGTTTTGGTTACAGGCAATGTGATGATAAACAAAGAGGGCAAAGGCTCGGTGAATGATGTCGTGGTGTCAAACGAAGACGATTTGGCTATGCTGACAGCGTGGGCGGACGCTGGCAAAACAGACGGCACATTGATGATTATGCAAATCAACCACGCAGGCAAGCAGTCGCCCAAAGCGGTAAATCCTGTGCCGGTTGCCCCAAGTGCCGTACCGCTTATCGGAATGGACGGCTTTATCAATCCGCCACGAGAGCTGGCAGGCGATGAAATTTTAGGATTGATTGATGGTTTTGTGAAGACCGCCCAAATTGCCCAAAAAGCAGGGTTTAGCGGTGTGCAAATTCACGCCGCACACGGTTATTTGATTAGCCAATTTTTGTCGCCACACCACAATACCCGTACCGATGAATGGGGTGGCTGTTTGGATAATCGTATGCGATTTTTAATTAAAATTTATGAGGGCATTCGTGCCAGTGTCCGTCCTGATTTTTTGGTGGGGGTCAAATTAAATTCAGCCGATTTTCAAAAAGGCGGATTTGATGAAAATGACAGTCTGGCTGTGGTAGAAAAATTATCACAAATGGGCATTGATTTTATTGAAATTTCTGGCGGTAACTACGAAAGCCCACAAATGCTCACCGCCAAACAAAGCACCAAAGAGCGTGAAGCATTTTTTATTGACTATGCCAAAAAGATGAAAAAAATCAGCCAAGTACCACTCATCATCACAGGCGGATTTAGAAGTAAAACGGCGATGAATGAGGCTTTAACAAGTGGCGATTTGGATTTGGTGGGCATTGCTCGCCCCTTTGCTCTTGTGCCTGATTTGCCCAATCAAATCCAAAATGGCACTTATAGGACGCTTGCCACAAACCGCATTCAAACAGGTGCTTCGTTTATTGACAAAAAAGCAGGGGCAATGCTTGAAATGAACTGGTATATGGCACAAATGCGTTTGATTGGTGAGGGCAAATCGCCTAATCCGAAATTGTCGGCTTGGAAGGTGCTATTTAAAACTTTATGGGAAAATGGCAAGGCGGGACTCTCTACGGGGCGAAGTTAA
- a CDS encoding MmcQ/YjbR family DNA-binding protein — translation MNQRMWIEQYIADEYGIMPVYLWQKFPNHAVFRHQNAKQKWFALVGRIDGRKLGLDRAGQTDFVNLKCHPEHVIFLRQAGLALPAYHMNKEHWLTIVLDNGFEQEELATLIDLSHDLTSK, via the coding sequence ATGAATCAACGAATGTGGATTGAGCAGTACATTGCCGATGAATATGGCATCATGCCAGTTTATCTATGGCAAAAATTCCCCAATCATGCAGTGTTTCGACACCAAAATGCTAAGCAAAAATGGTTTGCTTTGGTTGGTCGAATTGATGGGAGAAAACTTGGTTTGGATAGGGCAGGGCAGACAGACTTTGTGAACCTAAAATGCCATCCAGAGCATGTCATTTTTTTACGCCAAGCAGGTTTGGCATTGCCAGCATATCACATGAATAAAGAGCATTGGCTGACGATTGTGCTGGATAATGGATTTGAGCAAGAGGAATTGGCGACTTTGATTGATTTAAGCCATGATTTGACCAGCAAATGA
- a CDS encoding EamA family transporter translates to MNKKDILLAVMVILLWGVNFYFIRLGVQELSPMVLGLLRFVCLLVPAVFIIKRPAVAWYWLVLYGVTISFGQFTLLFWAIWVGMPTGIVALTHQSQAFFTVLIAYFLWQESLKVNHLLAMILAGVGLMLVGVGQYQGKLPMMGLLLTLAAALSWAVGNAVVKKVGQVNALSLVIWGNVITVLLFAVASMALHGVAGVVQQIEGMTWRGWLSVGFLAYVAGLMGYASWGSLLARYSAGTITPLALLIPIIALMVAYFALKEPLNGWHWLGSAVVMMALVVQVFGGRWFKRGQVNESTNVD, encoded by the coding sequence ATGAATAAAAAAGATATTTTATTGGCGGTGATGGTCATACTGCTATGGGGTGTTAATTTTTATTTTATTAGGCTTGGCGTTCAAGAGCTTTCCCCAATGGTATTGGGTTTATTAAGATTTGTCTGCTTGCTTGTGCCAGCTGTTTTTATCATCAAACGCCCAGCGGTGGCGTGGTATTGGCTGGTTTTGTATGGAGTGACAATCAGTTTTGGGCAGTTTACTTTGTTGTTTTGGGCAATTTGGGTGGGCATGCCAACAGGGATTGTTGCTTTGACTCATCAGAGTCAGGCATTTTTTACGGTATTGATTGCTTATTTTTTGTGGCAAGAGTCGCTAAAAGTAAATCATCTGCTGGCGATGATTTTGGCAGGCGTGGGCTTGATGTTGGTTGGAGTAGGTCAGTATCAAGGCAAGCTACCCATGATGGGTCTGCTACTGACGCTGGCGGCTGCTTTGTCTTGGGCGGTTGGTAATGCAGTGGTTAAAAAAGTCGGTCAAGTTAATGCTTTGTCATTGGTCATTTGGGGCAATGTCATCACGGTGTTATTATTTGCTGTGGCATCGATGGCGTTGCATGGTGTGGCTGGTGTTGTGCAACAAATTGAGGGCATGACTTGGCGTGGCTGGTTGTCGGTGGGATTTTTGGCGTATGTGGCAGGATTGATGGGCTATGCCAGCTGGGGCAGTCTGCTGGCTCGTTATTCAGCAGGAACAATCACGCCATTGGCATTATTGATTCCCATCATTGCTTTGATGGTGGCGTATTTTGCCTTAAAAGAACCTTTAAATGGTTGGCATTGGTTGGGTTCTGCCGTTGTCATGATGGCGTTGGTTGTTCAGGTGTTTGGTGGTCGATGGTTTAAGCGTGGTCAAGTTAATGAATCAACGAATGTGGATTGA